In the Streptomyces fradiae ATCC 10745 = DSM 40063 genome, one interval contains:
- a CDS encoding fumarylacetoacetate hydrolase family protein, with amino-acid sequence MRIARFSIDGNVAFGAVEGGSAPGAEGDLVLDIIKGIPYTDFELSGTKVPLSKVRLLPPVLPNKVVAIGRNYAEHAAELGNEVPEVPVAFFKPTTSVIGSGDAIEYPSFSNELHHEAELAVVIGRMCREVPRERVKDVVFGYTCANDVTARDAQRREKQWARAKGFDTSCPLGPWVETDLDPGDLAIQCTVNGEQRQLGRTSDMVRSVEDLVVHISEAMTLLPGDVILTGTPAGVGPLNVGDEVAVTIEGIGTLTNKVIKRG; translated from the coding sequence GTGCGCATCGCCAGATTCTCCATCGACGGCAATGTCGCCTTCGGCGCGGTCGAGGGTGGGAGCGCCCCGGGCGCCGAGGGTGACCTCGTCCTCGACATCATCAAGGGCATCCCGTACACCGACTTCGAGCTCAGCGGCACCAAGGTCCCGCTGAGCAAGGTCCGGCTGCTGCCGCCGGTACTCCCCAACAAGGTCGTGGCCATCGGGCGCAACTACGCCGAGCACGCCGCGGAGCTCGGCAACGAGGTCCCGGAGGTGCCCGTCGCCTTCTTCAAGCCCACCACCTCGGTGATCGGCTCCGGCGACGCCATCGAGTACCCCTCCTTCTCGAACGAGCTGCACCACGAGGCCGAGCTCGCCGTCGTCATCGGCCGCATGTGCCGCGAGGTCCCGCGCGAGCGCGTCAAGGACGTCGTCTTCGGGTACACCTGCGCCAACGACGTCACCGCCCGCGACGCCCAGCGGCGCGAGAAGCAGTGGGCCCGCGCCAAGGGCTTCGACACCTCCTGCCCCCTGGGCCCCTGGGTGGAGACCGACCTCGACCCGGGCGACCTGGCGATCCAGTGCACGGTCAACGGCGAGCAGCGCCAGCTCGGGCGTACGAGCGACATGGTCCGCTCCGTCGAGGACCTGGTGGTCCACATCTCCGAGGCCATGACGCTGCTCCCCGGCGACGTGATCCTCACCGGCACCCCCGCCGGGGTCGGCCCCCTCAACGTCGGCGACGAGGTCGCCGTCACCATCGAAGGCATCGGCACTCTCACCAACAAGGTGATCAAGCGTGGTTAA
- a CDS encoding HAD family hydrolase, whose protein sequence is MAIRAVLWDIDDTIFDYAAADRAGMRRHLSEEGQYGGFADVEEALLRWREATTLHWARFAAGETTWEEQRRDRVRTFLGVPLGDDEADAWFERYLAHYEAAWALFPDTVPVLDALAARYRHAVLSNSSLLNQDRKLRVLGVRDRFEAVLCAADIGVSKPHAAAFHAACDALALAPGEVAYVGDHPDVDARGAVDAGLHGVWLDRSDLGGHPELTRITDLHQLPALLGGDTRFGAPDTFG, encoded by the coding sequence ATGGCGATCCGCGCGGTCCTCTGGGACATCGACGACACGATCTTCGACTACGCCGCCGCCGACCGCGCCGGGATGCGGCGCCACCTCAGCGAGGAGGGGCAGTACGGCGGCTTCGCCGACGTCGAGGAGGCCCTGCTGCGGTGGCGGGAGGCGACCACCCTGCACTGGGCGCGGTTCGCCGCAGGGGAGACCACCTGGGAGGAGCAGCGCCGCGACCGCGTCCGCACGTTCCTGGGCGTCCCGCTCGGCGACGACGAGGCGGACGCCTGGTTCGAGCGGTACCTGGCGCACTACGAGGCCGCCTGGGCGCTCTTCCCGGACACCGTCCCGGTGCTGGACGCCCTCGCCGCCCGGTACCGGCACGCCGTCCTGTCGAACTCGTCCCTGCTCAACCAGGACCGCAAGCTCCGCGTCCTCGGCGTGCGCGACCGGTTCGAGGCCGTGCTCTGCGCCGCCGACATCGGTGTGTCCAAGCCGCACGCCGCCGCCTTCCACGCCGCGTGCGACGCCCTCGCCCTGGCGCCCGGGGAGGTCGCGTACGTCGGCGACCACCCCGACGTCGACGCCCGCGGCGCCGTCGACGCGGGCCTCCACGGAGTCTGGCTCGACCGCTCCGACCTGGGCGGACACCCCGAGCTGACCCGGATCACCGACCTCCACCAGCTGCCCGCGCTGCTCGGCGGCGATACCCGTTTTGGAGCGCCGGACACCTTCGGGTAA
- the ndgR gene encoding IclR family transcriptional regulator NdgR, whose amino-acid sequence MDNSSGVGVLDKAALVLSALESGPATLAGLVAATGLARPTAHRLAVALEHHRMVARDMQGRFILGPRLAELAAAAGEDRLLATAGPVLTHLRDVTGESAQLYRRQGDMRICVAAAERLSGLRDTVPVGSTLTMKAGSSAQILMAWEEPERLHRGLQGARFTATALSGVRRRGWAQSIGEREPGVASVSAPVRGPSNRVVAAVSVSGPIERLSRHPGRMHAQAVIDAASRLTEALRRSG is encoded by the coding sequence ATGGACAACTCTAGCGGCGTCGGCGTTCTCGACAAGGCAGCTCTGGTATTGAGCGCTCTGGAGTCCGGTCCGGCCACCCTCGCCGGGCTGGTCGCGGCGACCGGGCTCGCACGACCCACGGCCCACCGGCTGGCCGTGGCCCTGGAGCACCACCGGATGGTGGCGAGGGACATGCAGGGCCGGTTCATCCTGGGCCCGCGGCTGGCCGAGCTGGCCGCGGCGGCGGGCGAGGACCGCCTGCTGGCCACGGCCGGCCCGGTGCTCACGCATCTGCGCGACGTGACGGGGGAGAGCGCCCAGCTCTACCGCCGCCAGGGCGACATGCGCATCTGCGTGGCGGCCGCGGAGCGGCTCTCGGGCCTGCGGGACACGGTCCCGGTCGGCTCCACGCTCACGATGAAGGCCGGCTCGTCGGCACAGATCCTCATGGCCTGGGAGGAGCCGGAGCGGCTGCACCGGGGCCTGCAGGGGGCCCGCTTCACGGCGACGGCCCTGTCGGGCGTGCGGCGCCGCGGCTGGGCGCAGTCGATCGGCGAGCGGGAGCCGGGCGTCGCGTCCGTGTCGGCGCCCGTGCGGGGCCCGTCGAACCGGGTGGTGGCCGCCGTGTCCGTGTCCGGCCCGATCGAGCGCCTGTCGCGCCACCCCGGGCGGATGCACGCGCAGGCCGTCATCGACGCGGCCTCCCGCCTGACGGAGGCCCTGCGCCGCTCGGGCTGA
- the gltX gene encoding glutamate--tRNA ligase — protein MVNTPDRPVRVRFCPSPTGNPHVGLVRTALFNWAFARHHGGTMVFRIEDTDAARDSEESYRQLLDAMRWLGLDWDEGPEVGGPHAPYRQSERMDVYRDVADRLLKGGHAYHCYCTAEELDERREAARAAGKPSGYDGHCRELTAERIAGYEAEGRSAIVRFRMPDQPITFRDLVRGELTFTPENVPDYGIVRANGAPLYTLVNPVDDALMEITHVLRGEDLLSSTPRQIALYKALIELGVAKAIPEFGHLPYVMGEGNKKLSKRDPQSSLNLYRERGFLREGLLNYLSLLGWSFSADQDVFTVAQMVEKFDIADVNANPARFDLKKAESINADHIRMLGEAEFAAACEPWLQAPHAPWAPEDFDREAWERIAPHAQTRLTVLSDITANVDFLFLKEPVEDEASWQKAMKGDPAALLTTARARLEAADWSSPESLKDAVLKAGEEHGLKLGKAQAPVRVAVTGRTVGLPLFESLEILGRDRTLARIDAALAKLAG, from the coding sequence GTGGTTAACACCCCCGACCGCCCCGTCCGCGTACGGTTCTGCCCGTCCCCGACGGGCAACCCGCACGTGGGCCTGGTCCGCACCGCCCTGTTCAACTGGGCGTTCGCCCGGCACCACGGCGGCACCATGGTCTTCCGCATCGAGGACACCGACGCGGCCCGCGACTCGGAGGAGTCGTACCGGCAGCTCCTGGACGCGATGCGCTGGCTCGGCCTCGACTGGGACGAGGGCCCCGAGGTCGGCGGCCCCCACGCCCCGTACCGGCAGTCCGAGCGCATGGACGTCTACCGGGACGTCGCGGACCGGCTCCTCAAGGGCGGCCACGCCTACCACTGCTACTGCACCGCCGAGGAGCTGGACGAGCGCCGCGAGGCCGCCCGCGCCGCCGGGAAGCCCTCCGGGTACGACGGCCACTGCCGCGAGCTCACCGCCGAGCGGATCGCCGGGTACGAGGCGGAGGGCCGCTCCGCGATCGTCCGCTTCCGCATGCCGGACCAGCCCATCACCTTCCGCGACCTGGTCCGCGGCGAGCTGACCTTCACCCCGGAGAACGTCCCGGACTACGGGATCGTCCGCGCCAACGGCGCCCCGCTCTACACGCTGGTCAACCCGGTCGACGACGCGCTGATGGAGATCACGCACGTCCTGCGCGGCGAGGACCTGCTCTCCTCCACCCCGCGCCAGATCGCCCTGTACAAGGCGCTGATCGAGCTGGGCGTCGCCAAGGCGATCCCGGAGTTCGGCCACCTGCCGTACGTGATGGGCGAGGGCAACAAGAAGCTCTCCAAGCGCGACCCGCAGTCCTCGCTGAACCTGTACCGGGAGCGCGGCTTCCTGCGCGAGGGCCTGCTGAACTACCTGTCCCTCCTCGGCTGGTCCTTCTCCGCCGACCAGGACGTGTTCACGGTCGCCCAGATGGTCGAGAAGTTCGACATCGCGGACGTCAACGCCAACCCGGCGCGCTTCGACCTGAAGAAGGCCGAGTCGATCAACGCCGACCACATCCGCATGCTCGGCGAGGCGGAGTTCGCCGCCGCCTGCGAGCCCTGGCTCCAGGCCCCGCACGCCCCCTGGGCGCCGGAGGACTTCGACCGCGAGGCGTGGGAGCGGATCGCCCCGCACGCCCAGACCCGCCTCACGGTCCTGTCGGACATCACCGCCAACGTCGACTTCCTGTTCCTGAAGGAGCCGGTCGAGGACGAGGCGTCCTGGCAGAAGGCGATGAAGGGCGATCCGGCTGCCCTGCTCACCACCGCCCGCGCCCGGCTGGAGGCGGCCGACTGGTCCAGCCCCGAGTCCCTGAAGGACGCCGTCCTGAAGGCGGGCGAGGAGCACGGCCTCAAGCTCGGCAAGGCCCAGGCCCCGGTGCGCGTCGCCGTGACCGGCCGCACGGTCGGCCTGCCGCTCTTCGAGTCCCTGGAGATCCTCGGCCGGGACCGGACCCTCGCCCGGATCGACGCGGCCCTGGCGAAGCTCGCCGGCTGA
- a CDS encoding GTP-binding protein has translation MDFGSSSGGTATEGRSTTSAKIVVAGGFGVGKTTFVGAVSEINPLRTEAVMTSASAGIDDLTHTGDKKTTTVAMDFGRITLDQDLILYLFGTPGQDRFWFMWDDLVRGAIGAVVLVDTRRLADCFPAVDYFENSGLPFVIALNGFDGHQPYTPDEVREALQIGPDTPIITTDARHRADAKSALITLVEHALMARLK, from the coding sequence GTGGACTTCGGAAGCTCTAGCGGCGGGACGGCCACCGAGGGTCGGTCGACGACCAGCGCGAAGATCGTGGTGGCGGGCGGCTTCGGCGTGGGCAAGACCACGTTCGTCGGCGCCGTCTCGGAGATCAACCCGCTGCGTACCGAGGCCGTCATGACGTCCGCGTCCGCGGGCATCGACGACCTCACCCACACCGGCGACAAGAAGACCACGACGGTCGCCATGGACTTCGGCCGGATCACCCTGGACCAGGACCTGATCCTCTACCTCTTCGGCACCCCCGGCCAGGACCGCTTCTGGTTCATGTGGGACGACCTCGTACGCGGCGCCATCGGCGCCGTCGTCCTCGTCGACACCCGCCGCCTGGCCGACTGCTTCCCCGCCGTCGACTACTTCGAGAACAGCGGCCTGCCCTTCGTCATCGCCCTCAACGGCTTCGACGGACACCAGCCCTACACCCCCGACGAAGTCCGCGAAGCCCTCCAGATCGGCCCCGACACCCCCATCATCACCACCGACGCCCGCCACCGCGCGGACGCCAAGAGCGCCCTCATCACCCTCGTCGAACACGCCCTCATGGCACGACTGAAGTAG
- the leuD gene encoding 3-isopropylmalate dehydratase small subunit: protein MEAFTTHTGRAVPLRRSNVDTDQIIPAHWLKKVTRDGFEDGLFEAWRKDPEFVLNRPERQGATVLVAGPDFGTGSSREHAVWALQNYGFKTVISSRFADIFRGNSLKNGLLTVVLDQKTVDALWELTEADPQAEITVDLVARQVRAEGVTADFELDENARWRLLNGLDDISITLRNEADIAAYETERPSYKPRTLPV from the coding sequence ATGGAAGCTTTCACCACGCACACCGGCCGCGCCGTCCCGCTGCGCCGCAGCAACGTCGACACGGACCAGATCATCCCCGCGCACTGGCTCAAGAAGGTCACCCGCGACGGCTTCGAGGACGGCCTCTTCGAGGCATGGCGCAAGGACCCCGAGTTCGTCCTCAACCGCCCCGAGCGGCAGGGCGCCACCGTGCTCGTCGCCGGCCCCGACTTCGGCACCGGCTCCTCCCGCGAGCACGCCGTGTGGGCCCTGCAGAACTACGGCTTCAAGACCGTGATCTCCTCGCGCTTCGCCGACATCTTCCGCGGCAACTCGCTGAAGAACGGGCTGCTCACGGTGGTCCTCGACCAGAAGACCGTGGACGCCCTCTGGGAGCTGACCGAGGCCGACCCGCAGGCCGAGATCACCGTCGACCTCGTCGCCCGGCAGGTCCGCGCCGAAGGCGTCACCGCCGACTTCGAGCTGGACGAGAACGCCCGCTGGCGGCTGCTCAACGGCCTCGACGACATCAGCATCACCCTGCGGAACGAGGCGGACATCGCCGCGTACGAGACCGAGCGCCCCTCGTACAAGCCGCGCACCCTGCCCGTCTGA
- the leuC gene encoding 3-isopropylmalate dehydratase large subunit, whose product MGRTLAEKVWDDHVVRRAEGEPDLLYIDLHLLHEVTSPQAFDGLRKSGRQVRRLDLTIATEDHNTPTLDIDKPIADPVSRAQLETLRRNCAEFGVRLHPLGDVEQGVVHVVGPQLGLTQPGTTVVCGDSHTSTHGAFGALAFGIGTSQVEHVLATQTLPMARPRTMAITVDGELPDGVTAKDLILAIIARIGTGGGQGYVLEYRGSAIEKLSMEARMTICNMSIEAGARAGMIAPDETTFAYLKGRAHAPEGDDWDAAVAYWKTLRTDDDAVFDAEVVIDAAELSPFVTWGTNPGQGAPLSASVPDPASYEDASERLAAEKALEYMGLKPGQPLRDIRVDTVFVGSCTNGRIEDLRNAAALLEGRKVADGVRMLVVPGSVRVALQAVEEGLDKVFKEAGAEWRHAGCSMCLGMNPDQLAPGERSASTSNRNFEGRQGKGGRTHLVSPQVAAATAVLGHLACPADLSDADATTPAGV is encoded by the coding sequence ATGGGTAGGACACTCGCGGAGAAGGTCTGGGACGACCACGTCGTCCGGCGCGCCGAGGGCGAGCCCGACCTCCTCTACATCGACCTGCACCTGCTGCACGAGGTGACCAGCCCCCAGGCCTTCGACGGCCTCCGCAAGAGCGGCCGGCAGGTGCGGCGCCTCGACCTGACCATCGCCACCGAGGACCACAACACCCCGACCCTCGACATCGACAAGCCGATCGCGGACCCGGTCTCCCGCGCCCAGCTGGAGACCCTGCGCAGGAACTGCGCGGAGTTCGGCGTGCGGCTCCACCCGCTCGGCGACGTCGAGCAGGGCGTCGTCCACGTCGTCGGCCCCCAGCTGGGCCTCACCCAGCCCGGCACGACCGTGGTCTGCGGCGACTCCCACACCTCCACGCACGGCGCCTTCGGCGCGCTGGCCTTCGGCATCGGCACCTCCCAGGTGGAGCACGTGCTGGCCACCCAGACGCTGCCCATGGCCCGCCCCAGGACCATGGCCATCACCGTCGACGGCGAGCTGCCCGACGGCGTCACCGCCAAGGACCTCATCCTGGCGATCATCGCGAGGATCGGCACCGGCGGCGGCCAGGGCTACGTCCTGGAGTACCGCGGCTCCGCCATCGAGAAGCTGTCGATGGAAGCCCGCATGACCATCTGCAACATGTCCATCGAGGCCGGCGCCCGCGCGGGCATGATCGCCCCCGACGAGACCACCTTCGCGTACCTGAAGGGCCGCGCCCACGCCCCCGAGGGCGACGACTGGGACGCCGCCGTGGCGTACTGGAAGACCCTGCGCACCGACGACGACGCCGTCTTCGACGCCGAGGTCGTCATCGACGCCGCCGAGCTGTCCCCCTTCGTCACCTGGGGTACCAACCCCGGCCAGGGCGCCCCGCTTTCCGCGTCCGTCCCCGACCCCGCGTCGTACGAGGACGCCTCGGAGCGGCTCGCCGCCGAGAAGGCCCTGGAGTACATGGGGCTCAAGCCCGGGCAGCCCCTGCGCGACATCAGGGTCGACACCGTCTTCGTCGGCTCCTGCACCAACGGCCGCATCGAGGACCTGCGCAACGCCGCCGCCCTCCTGGAGGGCCGCAAGGTCGCCGACGGCGTCCGCATGCTGGTCGTCCCCGGCTCCGTCCGGGTCGCCCTCCAGGCCGTCGAGGAGGGCCTGGACAAGGTCTTCAAGGAGGCCGGCGCCGAATGGCGGCACGCCGGCTGCTCCATGTGCCTGGGCATGAACCCCGACCAACTCGCCCCCGGCGAGCGCTCCGCGTCCACCTCCAACCGCAACTTCGAGGGGCGGCAGGGCAAGGGCGGCCGCACCCACCTCGTCTCGCCGCAGGTCGCCGCCGCCACCGCGGTCCTCGGCCACCTGGCCTGCCCGGCCGACCTGTCCGACGCCGACGCCACCACTCCCGCGGGGGTCTGA
- a CDS encoding DUF742 domain-containing protein has product MTPPPASHDPYGASYDDAAYGHEGDQPLVRPYAMTGGRTRPRYQLAIEALVSTTADPAHLATLLPEHQRICHLCREVKSVAEVSALLSMPLGVARILVADLAEAGMVAIHQPGNGEAGGTPDVTLLERVLSGLRKL; this is encoded by the coding sequence ATGACCCCGCCCCCCGCCTCTCACGATCCGTACGGCGCGTCGTATGACGACGCCGCGTACGGGCATGAAGGCGATCAGCCGCTGGTCCGTCCCTATGCGATGACCGGCGGCCGGACCCGGCCGCGCTACCAGCTCGCCATCGAGGCGCTGGTGTCGACCACGGCCGATCCGGCGCACCTCGCCACCCTGCTCCCCGAGCACCAGCGGATCTGCCACCTCTGCCGTGAGGTGAAGTCCGTGGCCGAGGTCTCGGCCCTGCTGTCGATGCCGCTCGGCGTGGCGCGGATCCTCGTCGCCGACCTGGCGGAGGCGGGCATGGTGGCGATCCACCAGCCCGGAAACGGAGAGGCCGGCGGAACGCCGGATGTGACGCTGCTCGAAAGGGTGCTCAGTGGACTTCGGAAGCTCTAG
- a CDS encoding sensor histidine kinase: MRRSTKSAAEQQARGNFTPPPRTAAPPADGPATPPAGSAGAGAPVGDPNRFSPRNWRVATRLNAILLLPVIIGLVMGGFQVKSSVDTWQEALDAEKTTRIVQAASEYGQALLNERDLTAEPLLTAKSPDDRETGAVTDAYAVTDAAKRKFDEAVRDMPDDGQGLQRRLTLFRKEEPRLQDLRKAAYTKALDPVKTEEGYTAVQHVLMEFSNELGLGTGNVTSFGRTVYAVQLAKAAESLQRSIGMHLLLRPSKDDEVFKAQSKAFNSYAYLEDIAVGEFVSGGTQEDVDRLGEVMTRKAQDGAKEFSSSGVQPPVAETATGEKSVFEGMTREIGAAEDADDIRALVKRKEGGVTPETWMAVSTAKFDGYTEVEKELLTKALNEASRIADEARNDAFVNGGVVVVALLAAFVLAGLMARQMSRSMRRLRHAALGVAEQRLPMLVDQLSRTDPGKVDTRVEPIPIESRDEIGEVARAFDQVHREAVRLAAEQALLRGNVNAIFTNLSRRNQSLIEGQLTLITDLENNEADPDQLENLFKLDHLATRMRRNGENLLILAGEEPGRRWDQPVPLVDVMRAATSEVEQYERIELSGVPEAEIHGQAVTDLVHLLAELLENATTFSSPQTKVRVTATRLPDGRVMVEIHDKGIGLTAEDFADINHKLANPPTVDVAVSQRMGLFVVGRLADRHGIRVQLRPSGEQAGTTSLVMLPDAITHGGGGEPLQEDFTVSQIIPEQQAYEPAPLRTAAELGFDDSRYEQQQDGTALNPVGRSLMREERRAALGAQLQGGPSAEGGEQERYEGGYEAPYEGQDAHAGHDQGGYGQQPGYGDVPPREGHPADGYRDGGHQGGTDGYQDGQYQTGEYQSGEYQTGEYQTGGYPADGYRAEGHGAEGGYGQDTGEYRQDGYADGGVQTAGQYPGPVYPEGGYPDGTAGQPSPDGRFDSGSEQGGWPATATYEGGYDGGYGGESESAPAAPANERDGVGFDRPGSEPDAAHELTEAGLPRRGSQRAAERTNLNGNHRQDTQDRQVQPVRQASASETERTGDWRSANDERWQRAGKLKEPKAGGVTASGLPRRVPKANLVEGTAEQTPQGGPQVSRAPEDVRGRLSNLRRGVQKGRSAGTDMNGSATYDRHSGPGSTYNQER, translated from the coding sequence GTGAGGCGAAGCACGAAGAGCGCCGCGGAGCAGCAGGCGCGGGGGAACTTCACCCCGCCGCCGCGCACGGCGGCGCCGCCTGCGGACGGGCCCGCGACACCCCCGGCCGGATCGGCCGGCGCGGGCGCCCCGGTCGGCGACCCCAACCGGTTCTCCCCCCGCAACTGGCGCGTCGCGACCCGCCTGAACGCGATCCTCCTGCTCCCGGTGATCATCGGCCTGGTCATGGGCGGCTTCCAGGTGAAGTCGTCCGTCGACACCTGGCAGGAGGCGCTGGACGCGGAGAAGACCACGCGCATCGTGCAGGCTGCCTCCGAGTACGGCCAGGCGCTGCTGAACGAGCGGGACCTGACCGCCGAACCGCTGCTCACCGCCAAGAGCCCGGACGACCGCGAGACGGGCGCCGTCACCGACGCGTACGCCGTCACGGACGCCGCGAAGCGCAAGTTCGACGAGGCCGTCCGCGACATGCCCGACGACGGGCAGGGCCTCCAGCGCCGCCTGACGCTGTTCCGCAAGGAGGAGCCGCGCCTGCAGGACCTGCGCAAGGCGGCGTACACCAAGGCCCTCGACCCGGTGAAGACCGAGGAGGGCTACACCGCCGTCCAGCACGTGCTCATGGAGTTCTCCAACGAGCTCGGCCTCGGCACCGGCAACGTCACCAGCTTCGGCCGCACCGTCTACGCCGTGCAGCTCGCCAAGGCCGCCGAGTCGCTGCAGCGCTCGATCGGCATGCACCTGCTGCTGCGCCCGAGCAAGGACGACGAGGTCTTCAAGGCCCAGTCGAAGGCGTTCAACTCGTACGCCTACCTGGAGGACATCGCCGTCGGCGAGTTCGTCTCGGGTGGTACGCAGGAGGACGTCGACCGCCTCGGCGAGGTCATGACCCGCAAGGCCCAGGACGGCGCCAAGGAGTTCTCCTCCTCCGGGGTGCAGCCCCCGGTCGCCGAGACCGCCACGGGCGAGAAGTCGGTCTTCGAGGGGATGACCCGGGAGATCGGCGCGGCCGAGGACGCCGACGACATCCGCGCGCTCGTCAAGCGCAAGGAGGGCGGCGTCACCCCCGAGACCTGGATGGCGGTCTCCACGGCCAAGTTCGACGGCTACACCGAGGTCGAGAAGGAGCTGCTGACCAAGGCGCTCAACGAGGCCTCCCGCATCGCCGACGAGGCCCGCAACGACGCCTTCGTCAACGGCGGCGTCGTCGTGGTCGCCCTGCTCGCCGCCTTCGTCCTGGCCGGCCTCATGGCCCGGCAGATGAGCCGCTCCATGCGCCGCCTGCGCCACGCCGCGCTGGGCGTCGCCGAGCAGCGCCTGCCGATGCTGGTCGACCAACTGTCCCGGACCGACCCCGGCAAGGTCGACACCCGTGTCGAGCCGATCCCGATCGAGTCGCGGGACGAGATCGGCGAGGTCGCGCGCGCCTTCGACCAGGTCCACCGCGAGGCGGTCCGGCTCGCCGCCGAGCAGGCCCTGCTGCGGGGCAACGTCAACGCGATCTTCACCAACCTGTCGCGCCGCAACCAGTCCCTGATCGAGGGCCAGCTCACCCTCATCACGGACCTGGAGAACAACGAGGCCGACCCGGACCAGCTGGAGAACCTCTTCAAGCTGGACCACCTGGCCACGCGCATGCGCCGCAACGGCGAGAACCTCCTGATCCTCGCCGGCGAGGAGCCGGGCCGCCGCTGGGACCAGCCGGTCCCGCTGGTCGACGTGATGCGCGCCGCCACCTCCGAGGTGGAGCAGTACGAGCGCATCGAGCTGTCGGGCGTCCCCGAGGCGGAGATCCACGGCCAGGCCGTGACCGACCTCGTGCACCTGCTCGCCGAGCTGCTGGAGAACGCGACCACCTTCTCGTCGCCGCAGACGAAGGTGCGGGTCACCGCCACCCGTCTGCCGGACGGCCGGGTGATGGTCGAGATCCACGACAAGGGCATCGGCCTGACCGCCGAGGACTTCGCCGACATCAACCACAAGCTGGCCAACCCGCCGACGGTGGACGTCGCGGTGTCCCAGCGCATGGGCCTCTTCGTGGTCGGCCGCCTCGCCGACCGGCACGGCATCCGCGTCCAGCTCCGCCCCTCGGGCGAGCAGGCCGGGACGACCTCGCTGGTCATGCTGCCGGACGCGATCACCCACGGCGGTGGCGGCGAGCCGCTGCAGGAGGACTTCACGGTCTCCCAGATCATCCCGGAGCAGCAGGCGTACGAGCCGGCCCCGCTGCGGACCGCCGCGGAGCTGGGCTTCGACGACTCCCGCTACGAGCAGCAGCAGGACGGCACCGCCCTGAACCCGGTGGGCCGCTCCCTGATGCGCGAGGAGCGCCGTGCCGCGCTCGGCGCCCAGCTCCAGGGCGGTCCGTCCGCCGAGGGCGGGGAGCAGGAGCGGTACGAGGGCGGCTACGAGGCCCCGTACGAGGGGCAGGACGCCCACGCCGGCCACGACCAGGGCGGCTACGGGCAGCAGCCCGGGTACGGCGACGTACCGCCGCGGGAGGGCCACCCGGCCGACGGGTACCGGGACGGCGGCCACCAGGGCGGAACGGACGGGTACCAGGACGGCCAGTACCAGACCGGTGAGTACCAGTCCGGTGAGTACCAGACCGGCGAGTACCAGACCGGCGGCTACCCGGCCGACGGCTACCGCGCCGAGGGCCACGGCGCGGAGGGCGGGTACGGCCAGGACACCGGCGAGTACCGCCAGGACGGCTACGCGGACGGCGGCGTGCAGACCGCCGGACAGTACCCGGGCCCCGTGTATCCGGAGGGCGGCTACCCGGACGGGACCGCCGGACAGCCGTCGCCCGACGGCCGGTTCGACTCCGGGTCCGAGCAGGGCGGGTGGCCGGCCACCGCCACGTACGAGGGCGGCTACGACGGCGGCTACGGCGGCGAATCGGAATCCGCGCCCGCCGCTCCCGCGAACGAGCGGGACGGCGTAGGCTTCGACCGTCCGGGTTCCGAGCCCGACGCCGCGCACGAGCTGACCGAGGCGGGTCTCCCGCGCCGTGGCAGCCAGCGCGCGGCGGAGCGGACGAACCTGAACGGAAACCACCGGCAGGACACCCAGGACCGGCAGGTCCAGCCGGTCCGGCAGGCTTCCGCGAGCGAGACCGAGCGGACCGGTGACTGGCGTTCGGCGAACGACGAGCGCTGGCAGCGGGCCGGCAAGCTCAAGGAGCCGAAGGCCGGCGGGGTGACGGCCTCCGGGCTGCCCCGCCGGGTTCCCAAGGCGAACCTGGTCGAGGGAACCGCGGAACAGACCCCGCAGGGCGGCCCACAGGTCTCCCGCGCCCC
- a CDS encoding roadblock/LC7 domain-containing protein — MSQAAQNLNWLITNFVDNTPGVSHTVVVSADGLLLAMSEGFPRDRADQLAAVASGLTSLTAGASRIFEGGPVNQTVVEMERGFLFLMSVSDGSSLAVLAHPECDIGLVGYEMALLVDRAGSVLTPDLRAELQGSLLH, encoded by the coding sequence ATGAGCCAGGCGGCGCAGAATCTGAACTGGTTGATCACCAACTTCGTGGACAACACCCCCGGGGTGTCGCACACGGTGGTGGTCTCCGCCGACGGACTCCTGCTGGCGATGTCGGAGGGTTTCCCGCGTGACCGTGCCGACCAGCTGGCCGCCGTCGCGTCCGGTCTGACCTCGCTGACCGCGGGCGCGTCCCGCATCTTCGAGGGCGGTCCGGTCAACCAGACCGTGGTGGAGATGGAGCGCGGCTTCCTCTTCCTCATGTCCGTCTCGGACGGCTCGTCCCTGGCCGTCCTGGCGCACCCCGAGTGCGACATCGGCCTCGTGGGCTACGAGATGGCGCTGCTGGTGGACCGTGCCGGCAGCGTCCTCACCCCGGACCTCCGCGCGGAGCTCCAGGGCAGCCTGCTCCACTGA